AAGTCCTGAACCGGGGAAAGGGTTGAAGGGAGTGGAGGTGTCACCCCAActtccccgcccccaccctcACCGTGGGCACTCACCGCCTCCGAGTCCTCAAACCCGGGCACGTAGGAGTCGTCATACATGGGGGAGTCCGGGTGGGGGGAGCGAGCGGCGCCGGGGGCGGGAGCGGCCCGGAGGCAGGGGCAAGGACTGCGGGCCGCGCCCGGGAGATGCCACCGAGCCCCGCAGCCCTGCGGGCGGCGGCGGGGAGCGAGAGAGCGCGAAGGAGGGAGCGAGCCGCGAAGACCAGCTGCTCGGAGCTCAAATcaccgctccccccaccccacccccccaaacCCAGCCGGTCCCACCCCGAGCGCGGCTGAGGAATCTGGCGCCGGCTCCTACAACAATAGTGCCCGCCCACCTGACCCCCTCCCCAGGAGAAGGCGGGGGCGGCGGCCACCGGGGAACCCGGGCCAGGCCGGGAGAGGGGCACGGACCCGTGCTGGGTGGAAGGTGGGTCCCCGAGCACCTACGGGGCCGTGGCGgcggggaggaaggggaggagaggctgCGGGCAGGGCGGATCCAGGCAGGGAGGAGGCGGGGCGAGGAGAGATGCGGAGACAGAGACGCTCCGCAACCCAGGAACTACTCCGCCGGGAAACAAAGGGCTGCggcgggggagggagggggcgcTGAGACCGCTAGGGAGACGCGACCCGGGCGGAGACTGGAGAGGCCGCAGGTGTCGAGGAAAccggagagagagaggcagagggaggacgGGGAGGACAAGAAAATGGGGAgaccctgggagacagaagagGCGCGGGAACAAGCGCAGACGGGGGAGGGGTCGCAGGCGACAGCAGTGCGGGTCTGGGCCCGTGCGTCCCGGAGGC
The nucleotide sequence above comes from Nomascus leucogenys isolate Asia chromosome 8, Asia_NLE_v1, whole genome shotgun sequence. Encoded proteins:
- the LOC115836312 gene encoding uncharacterized protein LOC115836312 — its product is MGESGWGERAAPGAGAARRQGQGLRAAPGRCHRAPQPCGRRRGAREREGGSEPRRPAARSSNHRSPHPTPPNPAGPTPSAAEESGAGSYNNSARPPDPLPRRRRGRRPPGNPGQAGRGARTRAGWKGPGEVSKSKTLEVLFSWKMALMKKAVAEAAVSLPIHSPGLSFWDSPPTEGPGAVGNSGSAIGSTPSSHSL